The genomic window GTACACATAGAATCTCCCGATGAAGCAGGTCATCAAGGTGATGTGGATAGTAAGGTTTGGTCAATAGAGCAAATTGATAAAGAGGTCATTGGAAGAGCAGTTAATGATTTAGACAGCTTTGATAAATTACGCATTATGCTTTTACCTGATCATTATACTCCAATATCTGAAAAAACTCATACTAATGATTCTGTACCTTTTATGATTTATGATAAGGATTTAAGATGGGTTAATGAAAGTAAAACCTATGATGAGGAATTATGTGAAAATGGAATGCATTTTAAAAAGGGTCATGAACTAATATCTTATTTTTTCTTAGGCACTAAATAAAAGAGTTTAAAGCCGCAGTAAAATACTGCGGCTTTTTTTATACGTATTATTTTGCTTTTATTTATCCTTTATATTTAAGAAATTAAGTACTGTTTTTTCAAGTTCATCTCTGGTGCTTACCCATGTATGTCGTATTTCACGTTTATCTAAATTTTTAAGTCCTTCTGGTATTTTTATATTGGTTTTTTCTTTAAGTATATTTAGTATTTCAAATTCATTTTTGTTATTTATAACTTCCTTATCTAGTACAGCCTTAGCTACACTACTTCCAAATTTGTATGGACTAGCTGTAGAGATAATTACTGTCTTAGTTGCATCTTTTGTTTCTTTAGTGTATTTTTCATAAACATCTTTAGCAACAGCCGTATGGGTATCTAATAAGTAGTGGTCTTTTTCCCAACATTCTTTTATGGTATCTAAGGTTTCTTGATCTGTACTATAGTCTGACCAAAATATTTGTTTTATTTTATCATGAATTTGTTCATCTATTTTATAGATACCCGAATCCTTTAATTCTTCCATCCATTTACTAACTTTGATGGAATCATGATTTGTTAGTTCGTAAAGTAATCTTTCTAAATTAGATGAAATTAGAATATCCATTGATGGTGATAGGGTTTTTTCAAAATTACGATTTTTATTGTATGTTCCAGTATTAATAAATTCGGTTAAAACATTATTAGCATTTGCTGCACATATTAGCTTATTTATTGGTACTCCCATTTTCATAGCATAAAAACCGGCTAGTATATTACCAAAGTTACCAGTTGGAACAACAAAGTTTATTTTTTCTCCTTTTGCAATATTACCTTGGGTTCTTAAATCTATGTAAGCACTGATGTAGTAAACTATCTGAGGTAAGAGTCTCCCCCAATTAATTGAATTAGCCGAAGATAATTTTTTATTATTTTTATTTAATATTTCCGCTACTTGCATATTACTAAACATATTTTTAACTCCACTTTGAGCATCATCAAAGTTACCTTTTACCGCAGATACAAATACATTATTACCTTCTTGGGTAATCATTTGTTGTTTTTGGACTTCACTAACTCCATCTTCTGGGAAAAACACTATTATTTTGGTACCTTCTACATCTTTAAAACCTTCTAAAGCAGCTTTACCTGTATCACCTGAGGTAGCTACCAGTATAACTATATCACTTTTCTCACCTGTTTTTTGTCTGCTTACTGATAAAAAATATGGTAGTATTTGTAATGCCATATCTTTAAAGGCACAGGTAGGACCATGCCAAAGTTCTTGTATATATGTAGTATTGTTTAGCTGTATTATAGGTGCTATTCTTTCATCATCAAAGTTATGGGTGTTATAGGCTGAGTTAACACAATGCTCTATTTCGTCATTGGTGAAATCTGTTAAGTAATTTGCAAATATATAATTGGCTCTTTCTTGATAGGTTAGTTGAGATAGCTCTTCTATATTTTCTAAGTTAAGTGATGGTATAAAATCTGGTACAAACAAACCACCATCAGGAGATATACCCATTTTTATTGCTTGGGCAGATGTTATGCCAGAATATTTTCCTCTACTGCTTTGATATTTCACTAAAAAACCTCCTCTTTTATATAAACACTAAAATTATACAGTAAATATAGCTGTGAACTTATTAAATAATCTGTTATACATTTTATAATAAGTTTACAAAAAGGTAAAAATTTTTGTTCTTTTGTATTTTTTCATAAGTATTGTAAACTAATATTAATTTTTGTTACATATCTTGTATAATATATAAAGATAATAATTAGATTAAATAAGGAGGAAACCTAATGATTCAGCTGATTGGGTTGCTTTTAGTTATAGTCATCACTAAACTTGTTTGGGATTATGTAAAGGAAAGAGAAGGCAAACCTAAGGTTAAACCTTCTAAGCCAAATCAAGGTAAGGTTATAGATGTTGGTGATAGATGGAGTAATAAGAACAATATGCCTTATAGAATGCAAAATCATTTGATAACAGGCAAAGACCTCGGATTATATCAATTATTTTCAGAACTGCTAAAGGATAGTAAATATGCTGCTTTTCCTAGAGTGCGCTTAGCAGAAGTAATAACTGTTCCTATGACTGCTAATAATGCCGAAGAATATTATAATCGAATTAGGGATAAGACTTTAGATTTAGTGATTTTTGAACTTCCTGATTTAACACCTCAAGTAGTAATAAGTATAGAAGTTAGTGAAGATAAAAGACGTGGGGCTGGAGATAGCTTTTCTAAGAAAGCTATTGAATCGTGTGGGCTAGGTTATTTCTCCATTGATATTAATTCACCACAAGATATTGAAAAGTTAAAAGCAGAATTAATAGAATTAGGATTGGAATTATAAATTGTTTTAAACTTTAAAGGAGCTTGATTTTTGAATCAAGCTCCTTTTTATTTTCTTTTTCCTTATTTATTATTCTTAGATTTATTGCTGGTATCTTTGTCAGTAATTTTTTGATTTAACTCATCAATCTTATTTTGCAATTCTAA from Candidatus Syntrophocurvum alkaliphilum includes these protein-coding regions:
- a CDS encoding DUF2726 domain-containing protein; protein product: MIQLIGLLLVIVITKLVWDYVKEREGKPKVKPSKPNQGKVIDVGDRWSNKNNMPYRMQNHLITGKDLGLYQLFSELLKDSKYAAFPRVRLAEVITVPMTANNAEEYYNRIRDKTLDLVIFELPDLTPQVVISIEVSEDKRRGAGDSFSKKAIESCGLGYFSIDINSPQDIEKLKAELIELGLEL
- the thrC gene encoding threonine synthase translates to MKYQSSRGKYSGITSAQAIKMGISPDGGLFVPDFIPSLNLENIEELSQLTYQERANYIFANYLTDFTNDEIEHCVNSAYNTHNFDDERIAPIIQLNNTTYIQELWHGPTCAFKDMALQILPYFLSVSRQKTGEKSDIVILVATSGDTGKAALEGFKDVEGTKIIVFFPEDGVSEVQKQQMITQEGNNVFVSAVKGNFDDAQSGVKNMFSNMQVAEILNKNNKKLSSANSINWGRLLPQIVYYISAYIDLRTQGNIAKGEKINFVVPTGNFGNILAGFYAMKMGVPINKLICAANANNVLTEFINTGTYNKNRNFEKTLSPSMDILISSNLERLLYELTNHDSIKVSKWMEELKDSGIYKIDEQIHDKIKQIFWSDYSTDQETLDTIKECWEKDHYLLDTHTAVAKDVYEKYTKETKDATKTVIISTASPYKFGSSVAKAVLDKEVINNKNEFEILNILKEKTNIKIPEGLKNLDKREIRHTWVSTRDELEKTVLNFLNIKDK